In a single window of the Rhopalosiphum padi isolate XX-2018 chromosome 1, ASM2088224v1, whole genome shotgun sequence genome:
- the LOC132931639 gene encoding small ribosomal subunit protein bS6m, which produces MPSYELCLLFKVLPRPEITQCLKRTASKIFESGGFIRRIDNLGTADTPWRISSHDSIHKQASYFIVEFDAPSSALDPFNNYLSRDIDIIKRTIFKVPENTPQPACTLHEELKPPAYRSEVKEMIAIGKRKREKEARKKVQFNTGLDYMPFQR; this is translated from the exons ccTGAAATAACTCAATGTCTAAAACGAACAGCCAGTAAAATCTTTGAATCAGGTGGGTTTATACGGCGTATAGACAACCTAGGAACGGCTGATACCCCTTGGAGAATAAGTTCACATGACTCAATACATAAACAGGCTAGCTATTTTATTGTCGAGTTTGACGCACCCAGTTCAGCTTTGGATCCATTCAATAACTATTTATCAAGAGACATTGACATAATCAAACGGACAATATTTAAAGTTCCTGAAAATACACCTCAACCAGCTTGCACACTTCATGAAGAGCTCAAACCACCAGCATACAG gtctgAGGTCAAAGAAATGATTGCAATTGGCAAGCGTAAACGTGAAAAAGAAGCAAGGAAGAAAGTACAATTCAACACTGGTTTGGATTATATGCCGTTTCaaagataa